The Trinickia caryophylli genomic sequence CTGTTTCCAGCAGCTGACCGGCTGACGGCGCTGCTGCTTGCGGTGGCGACGTTCGGCGTCGGCTTCGTGATGCGTCCGATCGGCGGCATCGTGCTCGGGACCTTCGCCGATCGCAGGGGGCGCCGCCCCGCGCTGGCGCTGACTGCGCTGCTGATGGCGATCGGCACCGGCATGATTGCCTGCGCGCCCACCTACGCGCAAGCCGGCATCTGGGCACCGATAACCGTCGTGATCGCCCGGCTACTGCAGGGATTTTCGGCGGGTGGCGAAATGGGCGGCGCGACTGCCTACCTCACGGAAATCGCGCCGCCTGGAGCGCGCGCCTACTACGCAAGCTGGATCCAGGCTGGCGTCGGCCTCGCGATTCTGTGCGGCGCGCTGCTCGGTACGCTGATGACTACCGTACTCTCCGCCGATGCACTGCATGCGTGGGGATGGCGTGTGCCATTCCTGATAGGCGTACTGATCGGTCCGATCGGCTATGTGATCCGCAGCCGGCTCGACGAAACACCCGCGTTTTCCGCAATGGTCGCGCGCGCGCGCATGCACTCGCCGCTGGCCGACGTCGCGAAGCGCTACCGCCGCGAGACGCTCGTCGGCTTCTCGCTGGTGTTCCTCTGGACCGTCTGCTCCTACGTGCTGCTGTTCTACATGCCGACCTACACGTCGCAAGTCCTGGGGCTTGCCCCTTCTGCCGGGTTCGTCGCCTGTCTCGCCGGCGGGGCGACCTTGATGAGCGTCGCGCCGCTGGCAGGGCGACTCGCCGATCGTCATGGCGGCAAATGGATGATGGCCGGGGCCGCGTTCGCGATTCTCGTGCTCGCCTATCCGATGTTCGCATTCATCCACCGTACACCCACGATCGCCGCGCTGCTGGTGTTTCAGGTCACCTTTGGCGTGCTGATCGCCAGCTACACCGGCCCGATCCTCGCGGAATTCGCCAGGCTCTTTCCGACTGAGGTGTTGTCGACCGGGCTGTCGGTCGCCTACAACCTCGCCGTCATGCTGTTCGGTGGTTTCGCGCCGTTCTTCATCACCTGGCTGACTCATGCGCTCGATAACGCGCTTGCCCCCGCGTTTTACGTCATGGCTGCGGCGCTCGTGAGCTTCGCCGGCACATTGATGCTGCGCAAGCCCGCGTCAGATGCGACGCACGCCGGAGGCCGTTCATGGCTCTGATCGTTATTCGCGGCGGCAACGTACTCGACGTGGCGCGCGGGGAGTGGCTCCCCCACCACCATGTGGTCGTCGAGCGCGAGCGCATCGTCGAGGTGACGGACCGCGAGCCGAACTTCAGGGAGGCGCACGTCATCGACGCGCGCGGCAAGACTGTGATGCCGGGGCTCATCGACTGTCATGTGCACGTGCTCGCATCGCACGCGGATCTCGGCGCCAACGCGGCGCAACCCAACCTGCTCGCGGCAATGCGCGCGCTGCCGATTCTGCGCGCGATGCTGATACGCGGCTTCACGAGCGTTCGCGACGCGGGCGGCGCGGATGGCGGGCTTGCACGGGCGATCGCCATGGGTCTCGTGCCGGGCCCTCGCCTGTTCCCGTCGGGCAAGGCCCTCTCGCAGACGGGTGGCCATGGCGATTTCCTCGCGATGGGCGAGGCGGCTGCTCCCTGCAGCTGCCATGCGCGGGCGGGGGCTATAGCCCGCGTGGTGGACGGCGCCGACGCCGTACGACTCGCCGCACGGGAGCATATCCGCGATGGCGCCACCCAGATCAAGATCATGGCATCGGGGGGCGTTGCCTCGCCGGCCGACGAGATCGGTCACAGCCAGTATTCGGAAGCAGAGATTTGCGCGGCAGTGGAAGAAGCGCGAGCGGCCGGCACCTACGTGATGGCCCACGCCTACACCGGCGCGGCTATCGCACGCGCCGCCCGCTGCGGCGTGCGAACGATCGAGCACGGCAATCTCGTCGATGCGGCGGCGGCACAGACGATGCGCGAGCACGGCGCATTCGCCGTACCGACACTCGTTACCTACGAGGCAATCGCACGCAGCGGCGGGAAGGATATGCCCGCATCGGTACTCGACAAGCTCGCGACGGTACGCGACGCAGGACGGGCATCGCTGGAAATCTTTGCTCGCGCTGGTGTGCCGATGGGATTCGGCACGGACCTGCTCGGAGACATGCATCACCTGCAAGGCGAGGAGTTTCGGCTGCGCGCCGACGTACTGGGCAATCTCGAGGCGTTGCGCTCGGCCACCACGGTGGCGGCGCGCATCCTTGGCCGCCCGGAGACGCTCGGCACGATAGCGGCAAACGCGCAGGCGGACTTGTTGGTAGTGGACGGAGACCCGCTGGCGGACGTCGGCGTGCTCGCCGGCAACGGCGAGCGGATCGACTACGTGCTGCATGACGGCCGGGTGCAACGACACGGCGTGCCAGTGGAAGTCGATTGAAGGCCCGGGCAGCGCAAGCGGGCCGCTCAGAGACAAGGCGCGATGGACCGAAACGGGCCCATCGCGCCGGCAGGGTCCCGGCACCGCAGGCCCCCGCAGGGCGGGTCGGCGGTGCCAGGTCGGGCGGATTGCCGGGCTTCCCCCAGGGAAGATTGGGCGATCCTATTTCAGCGTCATCCTTCAAGGAGAAAGTCATGCGTATCAAGCGTTCGAAGCGCGTGTGTCTGATGAACGACGGTCTGTAATTCCGGCGTCTTCATCTTCCGCCCGAGCCGTCTCGCCGCCAGGCGAGCGGCTCCCACTCCGTACCGGCCCGCGCGCAGCGGCGGCCGCGCCCGAATGGAGAATCACCGTGATGCACATCACACGCCCCATGTTGCGCAGCGACAGTGCGATTCGCCGACTCGACGACCGCCTCGTCGTCACCTATCTCGACGAAGCCTACGAAATCGAATTCGACGATCCGGCTTCACTGCCGGCGACCGAGATTCTGCTGAGCCGCCTCGACGGCACGCGCACAGTCGACGAACTGTCTCGCGAAGCCGACGGCCTGCGTCCCGATCAGATCTCCACCACGCTGTCGATGCTCGACGGCAATTTTCTGCTCGGCGAGGGTGACAAGCCCGGCGCACCGATGTCCGGCCTCGCATTCGCACTGCATCTGGAAGACCTCTACTACAACCGCTGGATGGGACAGGACGGGGAGACCTCCCTGGTACGCGCGGTATTCGACGGCGAAGCCTCCCGTGACGTGCTGATCGGATGGGGCTTCGAGTGCTACCACGTGACCTCGCGCGCGCACGACTGCCTCGCACCGATCATCGCCCGCATGCACGGCGCACTCAAGCCGCTCGCGATCGACTACGTGCTCGACGAGTACCGCCACGACAAGTTGCTGATGAAGTCCCTGCTCGCACTCGGCTATCCGCGCGAAGCGATCGAACACTCGCTGCCGCTGCCGTACACGCATGCGGTGATGAACCTGCTCGCCCGCTGGTCGAACACCGACCTGCTCAGCTTCATGGGTTGCCTGTTCGTATTCGAGGGCACGCAGGATATCGGAGACGCCTACATCCACCAGCTCGAGCAATACGATCTGCCCGCGGAGTTCCTGCGAGGCCAGTCCGTGCACAACGATGTGAACAACGCCGGCGATCACGGCGCCGTCTCGCGGCTCTTCTATAGTCAGTTTCCTTCGATCGGCGCTGACGATCAGGCGCGCGTGACGCGAAACCTGCGCATGCTCTACGACGCTCAACGTCGCAAGCACCGGAACGTGCTCGATTATTACAGCCAGCCGGAGATCGGCATTCCGCGCACGCTTGCGCGCTGAGTGCCTGCCGCTGCGAACTTGCCCGAGGAGACCATCGTCATGACATCCGTCCAAACCGCGCTGCTGAGCTCGCTCGCGGAGCGCCGCGAGCAGATCGGTTACCTGCATGGTCGCATTACCGAATCGATAGCCAATGCCGTCGACAAGATCCGGCCGCTCGACGCCCGCTATGCACTGACCAACGCGATGGTCCGTCATGCCCGTGCGCTGCTGCTGCGCGAACGGGAGCGTATCGAGATCGTGCCGCTCCCTGCCACCGAGGCGATCGCCAACCAGTTCTTCGTGCTCTCGCTGAACGACCCGCACGTGTTCGTCCACCTGCTGCTCACCTTTTATCGAAGCGAGGTTCCCATGGCAAGCTATCTGCACGATCGCGGCACCAAGGATGCGCTCCATTTCGACGACGCGGACACCCGCTACTTCGAGGCAGTTGCCGATATCGCCGATTTCGAGGCCTGCGCATCGGGTCTGCAGCTCGATGCGCACGACAAGGAGCGGCTGTTCGCGCAGCATCATCTGCTCGGCGAAACGATCCGCTACCTGGCGGAAGAACTCGTCGATCCGCATCCGCTGCACGCCTGACGGAGCCGATCGTGTCTTCGAACGTCGGCCGCCGCGTACTGGGGTCGCTGCCCGGCGCGGCGGAGCGCTTCCCCGCGGTCCATGCCACGCTTGGCGACGGCGCCACGCCGCTGCATCTGAATGAAAGCCCCTACCCGCCCTCGCCGCGCGTGCTCGCGGCCCTCCAGGATGCGTTCACGAACCTCAACCGCTATCCCGAGCCTCACCCGGCGGCGCTGATCGCGACGCTGGCACGGCTTAACGGGGTGGCGGACGATACGGTGCTGATAGGCCCGGGCAGCGACGATCTGCTGCTGACGATCGCGCTTGCCTTCCTCGAACCGGGCGACGTCGCATTGATGCCGGCGCCCAGCTTCGGCAAGTACCACAGCGCTACGCTCGTTGCCGGCGGCCAGCCGGTCGATGTGCCGCTCGATACGCGCGGCGCAGTCGATTTGCGCGCGCTGGCCGCGCAAATCGGCTCTTCCACGCGGCTCGTATTCGTACCGACGCCGAACAATCCGACCGGCGCCGGCGTACCGGGTAACGAAATCGCCGCGTTCGCCGCCGCGCTGCCGGACCACGTGATCGCAGTCTTCGATCTCGCGTATCACGAATTCGCGCTGCGCTCCGGCGGCGCGGACGTGCCGCGAATCCTGGCCGACAGCGGGCGCCGCTGGATCTGTCTGCGTACGTTGTCGAAGGCGTACTGCCTCGCTGGCCTGCGTCTCGGTTACGCGATTTGCGGCGACGCGGAGCTTCAGTCGATGGTGCTCAAGATCCGCTCCGTGTTCAATGTCGGCTCGCCGGCCATTGCGGCCGCGCTCGCCGCGCTCGGCGATGCCGAGCACGTCCGCTCGGTGGTCGACACGGTCGTGAGCCAGCGCGAGCGATTGCGCGAAGCATTCGAGCATATGGGCCTGGCCGTGCTGCCGAGCCAGACGAACTTTCTCGCGGTTCGCCTCGGCGCGCGCCGCGATGCAGTACTCGAGGCGTTGCGTGCGCGCGGCATTTTCATCGCGAAGATCTCTCATCCGGATTACGCGCAATACGCGCGGGTCACGATCGGCACCGCCGACGAGAACCGTACCCTGCTGGCCGCGCTGCGCGAGTGCGCGACCGCGCCGGACGCATCGCCGCCCCATCGCTGAAGCGGAGGCTCCCATGAATTTCTCGGAATACGTAGTCGGCAAGGCGCTTTATAACCAGTGGGCAAACGAGAAGATCATCGAGGCCGCAGGCAGCTTGCGCGCCGAACAGCGCGACGAGCCGCTGATACCCGGACTCGATTCGATCTACGCGGTGCTCAATCACGTGCTGGTGGTCGATCGCATCTGGGTAGCCGAGGTCGAGGGCAGCGAGTTCGATACGCCGACCACGCGCACGCTGCTGCATCATGACTGGGACGACTACCTCGAAGACCGCCGCCGGACCGACGCACGCATGCTCGAACTCGTCTCCGGGTTCGGCGAGGCCGAATTGACTGCAACGCTCTATTGCGACGAGGAGATCCACTCGGACCTGCGCGAATGGCCTTTCGCCAGCGAGATCGATCACATCTTCCGGCATCAGGCCCATCATCGGGGGCAAGTCGTGCTGCTGATGGAGGCGACGCCCGTCGGCCGGCTCAAGATCGACGGCCTCTTCGTGCCGGTCGTGCCGGTCGTGCCGATCGTGCCGCCGGGCACCCGCGTCGACACCGCGCGGACTGGATCATGACTCTGCTGATCGAGGCCGGCCCCGATGCCGCGCGGCACTGGCAGCACGTACTGCGAGCGCGCGACGCGGCGCTCGACATCCGTTTGTATCCCGACCTGGGAGACCCGGCCGAAATCACTTCGCTGCTGAGCTGGAAGCCACCGCTCGGCCTGCTGCCGCAGCTCGGCTCTCTACGGCTGCTGCAGTGCAGTGGCGCGGGGGTGGACCAACTGCTCGACCATCCCGACGTCACGGGCTGCCTCGATCGCGGCGTACAGATCGCGCGGCTCGTCGATCAGGGCCAGGCGCACGACCTCGCCACGTACGTGCTGGCCGCCGCGCTTGGCTGGTACCGGCGGATGGATACCTACATCGAGCAGGCGCGGCGCGGCCATTGGCAACGGCACTTTCCGCATCCCTGCAGCGCCGCGGGCCGCGTCGGCGTGATGGGGCTTGGCGTGATGGGCGGCACCATCGCGCGCGCGTTCGCGGCGTGCGGCTTCCAGGTGGCCGGATGGGCCGCGCATCCCGCCCGGTTCGATGGAATCGAGACCTACGCCGGCCGCGAAGCGCTGGCCGATTTCGCGGGGCAATGCGGCGTGATCGTTTGCGCACTGCCGCTTACACCGGATACCCAGGGGATTCTCGACGCCGCGTTGTTCGAGCGTTTGGCGCAGCGCGCCTGCCTCATCAACGTAGGGCGTGGCGGCCACCTCGACGAAAGCGACCTGCTCGCCTGGCTGACGAGTTCGCCCGAGTCCTCCGCCGTACTCGATGTTCATGCCGCCGAGCCGCTGCCCGCGACGCACCCGTTCTGGCGCCATCCACGCATCGTCGTGACGCCGCACATCGGCGCGTTCGCCTCGCCGGAGCGCGTAGCCGACCAGATACTGTCGAACCACCGCGGCGCAATGGCCGGCCGCGTGCCCGAGCATCGGATCGATCTGCGGCGCGGCTACTGATCAGCGTATGAACGAGCCCTCCGCCGCCCGCCAGCTGCGCATCGATCTGGCCGCCTGCTATCGC encodes the following:
- a CDS encoding iron-containing redox enzyme family protein, translating into MHITRPMLRSDSAIRRLDDRLVVTYLDEAYEIEFDDPASLPATEILLSRLDGTRTVDELSREADGLRPDQISTTLSMLDGNFLLGEGDKPGAPMSGLAFALHLEDLYYNRWMGQDGETSLVRAVFDGEASRDVLIGWGFECYHVTSRAHDCLAPIIARMHGALKPLAIDYVLDEYRHDKLLMKSLLALGYPREAIEHSLPLPYTHAVMNLLARWSNTDLLSFMGCLFVFEGTQDIGDAYIHQLEQYDLPAEFLRGQSVHNDVNNAGDHGAVSRLFYSQFPSIGADDQARVTRNLRMLYDAQRRKHRNVLDYYSQPEIGIPRTLAR
- a CDS encoding NAD(P)-dependent oxidoreductase, whose translation is MTLLIEAGPDAARHWQHVLRARDAALDIRLYPDLGDPAEITSLLSWKPPLGLLPQLGSLRLLQCSGAGVDQLLDHPDVTGCLDRGVQIARLVDQGQAHDLATYVLAAALGWYRRMDTYIEQARRGHWQRHFPHPCSAAGRVGVMGLGVMGGTIARAFAACGFQVAGWAAHPARFDGIETYAGREALADFAGQCGVIVCALPLTPDTQGILDAALFERLAQRACLINVGRGGHLDESDLLAWLTSSPESSAVLDVHAAEPLPATHPFWRHPRIVVTPHIGAFASPERVADQILSNHRGAMAGRVPEHRIDLRRGY
- a CDS encoding metal-dependent hydrolase family protein, which encodes MALIVIRGGNVLDVARGEWLPHHHVVVERERIVEVTDREPNFREAHVIDARGKTVMPGLIDCHVHVLASHADLGANAAQPNLLAAMRALPILRAMLIRGFTSVRDAGGADGGLARAIAMGLVPGPRLFPSGKALSQTGGHGDFLAMGEAAAPCSCHARAGAIARVVDGADAVRLAAREHIRDGATQIKIMASGGVASPADEIGHSQYSEAEICAAVEEARAAGTYVMAHAYTGAAIARAARCGVRTIEHGNLVDAAAAQTMREHGAFAVPTLVTYEAIARSGGKDMPASVLDKLATVRDAGRASLEIFARAGVPMGFGTDLLGDMHHLQGEEFRLRADVLGNLEALRSATTVAARILGRPETLGTIAANAQADLLVVDGDPLADVGVLAGNGERIDYVLHDGRVQRHGVPVEVD
- a CDS encoding pyridoxal phosphate-dependent aminotransferase gives rise to the protein MSSNVGRRVLGSLPGAAERFPAVHATLGDGATPLHLNESPYPPSPRVLAALQDAFTNLNRYPEPHPAALIATLARLNGVADDTVLIGPGSDDLLLTIALAFLEPGDVALMPAPSFGKYHSATLVAGGQPVDVPLDTRGAVDLRALAAQIGSSTRLVFVPTPNNPTGAGVPGNEIAAFAAALPDHVIAVFDLAYHEFALRSGGADVPRILADSGRRWICLRTLSKAYCLAGLRLGYAICGDAELQSMVLKIRSVFNVGSPAIAAALAALGDAEHVRSVVDTVVSQRERLREAFEHMGLAVLPSQTNFLAVRLGARRDAVLEALRARGIFIAKISHPDYAQYARVTIGTADENRTLLAALRECATAPDASPPHR
- a CDS encoding DinB family protein, coding for MNFSEYVVGKALYNQWANEKIIEAAGSLRAEQRDEPLIPGLDSIYAVLNHVLVVDRIWVAEVEGSEFDTPTTRTLLHHDWDDYLEDRRRTDARMLELVSGFGEAELTATLYCDEEIHSDLREWPFASEIDHIFRHQAHHRGQVVLLMEATPVGRLKIDGLFVPVVPVVPIVPPGTRVDTARTGS
- a CDS encoding MFS transporter; the protein is MRGALLTGQPHFAQRAQGPRAIAAAALGNAFEWFDFTLYGFFAPIIATLLFPAADRLTALLLAVATFGVGFVMRPIGGIVLGTFADRRGRRPALALTALLMAIGTGMIACAPTYAQAGIWAPITVVIARLLQGFSAGGEMGGATAYLTEIAPPGARAYYASWIQAGVGLAILCGALLGTLMTTVLSADALHAWGWRVPFLIGVLIGPIGYVIRSRLDETPAFSAMVARARMHSPLADVAKRYRRETLVGFSLVFLWTVCSYVLLFYMPTYTSQVLGLAPSAGFVACLAGGATLMSVAPLAGRLADRHGGKWMMAGAAFAILVLAYPMFAFIHRTPTIAALLVFQVTFGVLIASYTGPILAEFARLFPTEVLSTGLSVAYNLAVMLFGGFAPFFITWLTHALDNALAPAFYVMAAALVSFAGTLMLRKPASDATHAGGRSWL